In Clostridia bacterium, the genomic stretch GTACACGTGCCGTTCGCCCAGTCGCCGGGAGGATTTTGGATAGTGCTTGCCATATCGCTTGCATGCTCGCTTGTCGCCGTTGTGCTTCTTAACATAAAGAAGCTGTTATGATATCAAATATGATAGTACTTGCGGCGGGGCGAAATACATGTTACCTTATAAGTAAGAAAAAACCAGAGGAGGCATGAAAATGAAAACAAGTGTTACCGAAGTTTTGGGTATAGAATATCCCGTTATATGCGGAGCAATGGCGGCAGTATCGTCGCCGCGCCTTGTGGCGGCAGTATCGGAAGCGGGAGGACTCGGCGTTTTGGCGTCGGGAACGCTCAAGCCCGATGAGTTGAGACGGTATATAGACGAAACGAAGGCACTTACAGATAAGCCGTTCGCCGTAAATCTGCTCATGAGAAGCGACAACGCCGACGAGATGACAGATATCATCATAGAAAAGGGCGTAAAGATAGTTATGAGCGGCGCGGGAAGCCCCGAACGCTTTATGCCGAAGTTCAAGGAAAACGGCATAAAGGTGGTGCCGGTCATCCCCAACGTAAAGACCGCAAAGAAAATGGAGGCGCTGGGCGTTGACGCCGTAGTTGCCGAGGGCATGGAGTCGGGCGGCTTTATCGGAGAGACTACGACGCTTCCGCTTATCCCGCAGGTGTGCGACGCGGTGAAGATACCCGTTATCGCGGCGGGCGGCATAGCCGACGGACGCGCGATGGCGGCAGCTTTTATATTGGGAGCGCGCGGCATTCAGATGGGCACGAGATTTTTGGCATGCGAAGAATGCGATATACATGACAACTGCAAATCGGCCGTAGTTGCGGCGAACGACACGGCGACGGTCATCAT encodes the following:
- a CDS encoding nitronate monooxygenase, whose product is MKTSVTEVLGIEYPVICGAMAAVSSPRLVAAVSEAGGLGVLASGTLKPDELRRYIDETKALTDKPFAVNLLMRSDNADEMTDIIIEKGVKIVMSGAGSPERFMPKFKENGIKVVPVIPNVKTAKKMEALGVDAVVAEGMESGGFIGETTTLPLIPQVCDAVKIPVIAAGGIADGRAMAAAFILGARGIQMGTRFLACEECDIHDNCKSAVVAANDTATVIMGRALRHGVRGLRTEVSEKLLEAERNGDGKTFHNVLIESVGNAVRGGDMTNGSLMCGQIAGVIHDVKPARDIIVDICREAENILKNFKI